Proteins encoded in a region of the Zea mays cultivar B73 chromosome 2, Zm-B73-REFERENCE-NAM-5.0, whole genome shotgun sequence genome:
- the LOC118476431 gene encoding uncharacterized protein has protein sequence MVTGKVAVVLLACWTLVLYQPVLGRLPCNNDQKREILRECDPLNSTPDYTPSRHGACCVAVRKVPGTNMLCIASILSLADKAKYSVRKILGFRDACAPSHPHHQVMA, from the exons ATGGTCACTGGGAAAGTAGCAGTCGTCCTCCTAGCCTGCTGGACGCTAGTTCTCTACCAACCAGTGCTTGGCCGTTTACCGTGTAACAATGATCAGAAGAGAGAGATCCTGCGCGAGTGTGATCCACTGAACTCAACACCTGACTATACTCCATCCCGGCACGGTGCGTGCTGCGTGGCGGTGAGAAAGGTGCCAGGAACCAACATGCTTTGCATTGCCTCCATACTCTCACTTGCTGACAAGGCCAAATACAGTGTAAGGAAGATTCTAGGATTTAGAGATGCATGCGCCCCTTCACATCCACACCATCAG GTCATGGCCTAA